A region of Sesamum indicum cultivar Zhongzhi No. 13 linkage group LG7, S_indicum_v1.0, whole genome shotgun sequence DNA encodes the following proteins:
- the LOC105166106 gene encoding protein SHI RELATED SEQUENCE 5-like, with translation MSGFFSLGGKDQDQDQQTDTNNSLFLFKNEEIYNKGFELWQQYYQLHQQRLHSYQHQTQHLSIQDVDFSVGPSSSSRRNNNLINSLGDESSHYSYRSAAGFRVMRQGRGGNEGMNCQDCGNQAKKDCQHLRCRTCCKSRGFQCQTHVKSTWVPAAKRRERQQQLAALQQDHHQQQLTTRGDQNPKRLRENPGGGGASSALACTTSRLPATTSGFELGHFPPEVNSPAVFRCVRVSAVDDAEEHLAYQTAVNIGGHVFKGILYDQGPETRYPPGGGGESSSGGGGGGSQQQPLDFIAAAAATSSATATTTTSNPNITMLDPSLYPTPLTAFMAGTQFFPPPRH, from the exons ATGTCTGGGTTCTTCTCACTAGGTGGTAAAGATCAAGACCAAGATCAGCAAACCGACACCAATAATAGCTTGTTCCTGTTCAAGAACGAAGAGATCTATAACAAGGGTTTTGAGCTATGGCAGCAATACTATCAACTGCATCAGCAAAGACTTCATTCTTACCAGCACCAAACTCAGCACCTCAGTATTCAAGATGTGGACTTTTCTGTCGGCCCGAGTAGCAGCAGTAGAAGAAATAACAACCTTATCAATAGCCTTGGTGATGAGTCTTCCCATTATAGCTATAGATCAGCAGCAGGGTTTAGGGTGATGCGGCAAGGGAGAGGTGGAAACGAAGGAATGAACTGCCAAGATTGCGGGAACCAAGCCAAGAAAGATTGCCAGCATTTGAGGTGCAGAACTTGCTGCAAGAGCCGCGGCTTTCAGTGCCAGACCCATGTCAAGAGCACGTGGGTTCCGGCCGCCAAACGCCGCGAGAGGCAGCAGCAGCTCGCGGCCTTGCAGCAGGATCATCATCAGCAGCAGCTCACTACCAGAGGGGATCAAAATCCTAAGCGCCTCAGAGAGAAtcctggtggtggtggtgcgAGTTCCGCTCTTGCTTGCACTACGTCGCGTTTGCCTGCTACGACATCAG GGTTTGAGTTGGGACACTTCCCACCAGAAGTGAATTCTCCAGCAGTGTTTCGCTGTGTGAGAGTGAGTGCAGTGGATGATGCGGAGGAGCATCTGGCTTATCAGACGGCTGTCAACATCGGCGGGCATGTTTTCAAGGGAATTCTCTACGATCAAGGCCCGGAAACCCGGTATCCACCTGGTGGTGGGGGAGAGAGCTCCTCCggcggcggaggaggaggatCCCAACAGCAGCCACTCGATTTCATTGCCGCCGCGGCAGCGACATCATCCGCcaccgccaccaccaccaccagcaaCCCGAATATCACGATGCTAGACCCGTCACTTTATCCAACTCCTCTCACCGCTTTCATGGCGGGTACGCAATTCTTCCCACCACCAAGACATTAA
- the LOC105166286 gene encoding LOW QUALITY PROTEIN: coatomer subunit alpha-1-like (The sequence of the model RefSeq protein was modified relative to this genomic sequence to represent the inferred CDS: inserted 2 bases in 1 codon), translating to MLTKFETKSNRVKGLSFHSKRPWILASLHSGVIQLWDYRMGTLIDRFDEHDGPVRGVHFHKSQPLFVSGGDDYKIKVWNYKLHRCLFTLLGHLDYIRTVQFHHEYPWIVSASDDQTIRIWNWQSRTCISVLTGHNHYVMCASFHPKEDLVVSASLDQTVRVWDIGALRKKTVSPADDILRLSQMNTDFFGGVDAVVKYVLEGHDRGVNWASFHPTLPLIVSGADDRQVKIWRMNDTKAWEVDTLRGHMNNVSCVLFHARQDIIVSNSEDKSIRVWDATKRTGLQTFRREHDRFWILAAHPEMNLLAAGHDSGMIVFKLERERPAFSVSGDALFYVKDRFLRSFEYSTQKDTQLIPIRRPGSSGLNQGPRTLSYSPTENAILVCSDTDGGSYELYVIPKDSYGRGDIVQEAKRGIGSSAVFVARNRFAVLEKTSNQVLVRNLKNEIVKKSSLPIGTDAIFYAGTGNLLCRSDDRVVNFDLQQRIVLGDLQTSFVRYVVWSPDMESVALLSKHSIVIADKKLVHRCTLHETIRVKSGAWDGNGVFIYTTLTHIKYCLPNGDSGIIKTLDVPVYITKIYGSTIFCLDRDGKNRPIIIDSTEYIFKLSLIRKRYDQVMSMIKNSELCGQAMIAYLQQKGFPQVALYFVKDERTRFNLALESGNIEKALESAKKIDEKDYWYRLGVEALRQGNAGIVEYAYQKTKNFERLSFHYLITGNLDKLSKMMKIAEVKNDVMGQFHDALYLGDVRERVKILENAGHLPLAYITASVHGLHDIAEHLAKELGDNVPSLPGGKQASLLVPPSPVLCAGDWPLLMVSKGIFEGGLDDTGRGVDEDYEEEAADADWGEALDIVEVANLQNGDVSLVLDDEAVHDENDEEGGWDLEDLDLPPDAETPKTAPNARSSIFVTPTPGMPVSQIWVQKSSLAAEHAAAGDFDTAMRLLSRQLGIKNFSPLKSQFIDIHMGSHTYLRAFTSAPVISIAVERGWSDSATPNVRRPPALVFNFSQLEEKLKAGYKATTAGKFSEALRHFLSILHTIPLIVVETRREVDEVKELVVIVKEYVLGLQMELKRRXXXXXXXTHCNLQIPHLRLALLNAMTVCFKAQNLSTAANFARRLLETNPSNENQARTARQVLQAAERNMRDATQLNYDFRNPFVVCGATYVPIYRGQKDVTCPYCHTHFVPSQQGQLCTVCDLSVIGADASGLLCSPSQMR from the exons ATGTTGACGAAGTTTGAGACGAAGAGTAATAGAGTAAAAGGTTTGAGTTTCCACAGCAAGAGGCCATGGATCTTGGCGAGTTTACACAGCGGCGTGATCCAGCTCTGGGATTACCGCATGGGGACGCTCATTGATCGGTTTGACGAGCATGATGGACCCGTTCGCGGCGTTCATTTCCATAAATCGCAGCCGCTTTTTGTATCTGGAG GTGATGATTATAAAATCAAGGTGTGGAATTACAAATTGCACCGGTGTCTATTTACTCTTCTTGGTCATCTTGATTACATCAGGACAGTTCAATTTCATCATGAGTATCCCTGGATTGTAAGTGCAAGTGATGACCAAACAATTAGAATATGGAACTGGCAATCTCGGACTTGCATTTCTGTGTTGACTGGGCACAACCACTATGTCATGTGTGCTTCATTTCACCCGAAAGAAGACCTTGTTGTTTCAGCCTCTTTGGATCAGACTGTGCGTGTTTGGGATATTGGTGCCTTGAGGAAGAAAACAGTATCTCCTGCTGATGACATTCTGAGATTGTCCCAAATGAATACCGACTTCTTTGGTGGGGTTGATGCTGTTGTGAAGTATGTCTTGGAAGGCCATGACCGAGGGGTTAACTGGGCTTCTTTCCATCCGACTCTCCCACTGATCGTTTCTGGAGCAGATGACCGTCAAGTTAAAATCTGGCGGATGAATG ATACAAAGGCTTGGGAGGTGGACACATTGAGAGGACACATGAATAATGTGTCATGTGTTCTCTTCCATGCAAGGCAGGACATCATAGTGTCAAATTCAGAAGACAAGAGTATCAGAGTTTGGGATGCTACAAAAAGAACTGGCCTGCAGACTTTTCGTAGGGAGCATGACAGATTCTGGATTCTTGCTGCCCATCCGGAGATGAATCTTCTTGCTGCTGGTCATGACAGTGGCATGATTGTTTTTAAGCTAGAGAGAGAACGTCCTGCGTTCTCTGTTAGTGGTGATGCACTCTTCTATGTCAAGGACAGGTTTCTACGTTCTTTCGAGTATTCGACTCAGAAAGATACTCAGCTGATACCTATCCGTCGTCCTGGTTCGAGTGGTTTGAATCAAGGGCCTCGAACTCTTTCTTATAGTCCTACAGAAAATGCTATCTTGGTGTGCTCAGACACAGATGGGGGATCATATGAACTCTATGTTATTCCCAAAGATAGCTATGGCAGAGGTGACATAGTTCAAGAGGCAAAAAGAGGTATTGGGAGTTCAGCAGTTTTTGTGGCTCGAAATAGGTTTGCTGTCCTCGAGAAGACCTCCAACCAAGTCCTTGTCAGGAatctgaaaaatgaaatagtaaaGAAGAGTTCTTTACCCATTGGTACTGATGCTATATTCTATGCGGGCACCGGAAATTTGCTATGCAGGTCTGACGACAGGGTTGTCAATTTTGATCTTCAACAAAGGATTGTTCTTGGGGATCTCCAAACATCTTTTGTCAGATATGTGGTTTGGTCTCCGGATATGGAGAGTGTTGCTTTACTGAGCAAACATTCAATTGTGATTGCTGACAAGAAGCTCGTGCACCGTTGCACTCTTCATGAGACTATTCGTGTCAAGAGTGGAGCATGGGATGGTAATGGTGTCTTTATTTATACTACTCTGACGCACATCAAGTACTGCCTTCCTAATGGGGATAGTGGAATTATCAAGACACTGGATGTCCCTGTATACATTACGAAGATATATGGGAGCACAATCTTTTGCTTGGACCGAGATGGGAAAAACCGTCCTATCATTATTGATTCTACTGAGTATATTTTTAAGCTATCCCTGATAAGAAAGAGATATGATCAGGTTATGAGcatgataaaaaattcagaattatGCGGACAAGCCATGATTGCTTATTTGCAGCAGAAGGGCTTCCCACAAGTTGCTCTTTATTTTGTGAAGGATGAGAGAACTCGTTTCAACTTGGCCCTTGAAAGTGGTAACATTGAGAAAGCACTTGAATCTGCTAAAAAGATTGATGAGAAAGATTACTGGTATAGGCTAGGTGTGGAGGCCCTGCGGCAGGGGAATGCTGGGATTGTTGAATATGCATACCAGAAGACAAAGAACTTCGAGAGGCTATCTTTCCATTATCTGATAACTGGTAATCTGGACAAATTGtccaaaatgatgaaaattgctGAAGTCAAGAATGATGTCATGGGTCAATTTCATGATGCACTGTATCTGGGTGATGTCCGGGAACGGGTTAAGATTCTGGAGAATGCTGGTCATTTGCCTCTTGCATATATCACAGCCTCGGTCCATGGGCTCCATGATATTGCAGAGCATCTTGCTAAGGAATTGGGGGATAATGTTCCTTCTCTGCCAGGGGGGAAGCAAGCTTCTCTCTTGGTACCCCCGAGCCCAGTGTTATGTGCTGGAGATTGGCCTTTGTTGATGGTGAGTAAAGGCATATTTGAGGGTGGCCTTGATGATACAGGCAGAGGTGTCGATGAAGATTATGAAGAAGAGGCAGCGGATGCTGATTGGGGTGAGGCGTTGGATATTGTTGAGGTGGCCAACTTGCAGAATGGTGATGTTAGTTTGGTGCTGGATGATGAGGCTGTGCACGACGAGAATGATGAGGAAGGAGGATGGGATCTTGAGGATCTGGATCTGCCTCCTGATGCTGAGACGCCAAAGACTGCTCCTAATGCGCGGTCTTCCATCTTTGTTACCCCCACCCCTGGCATGCCTGTAAGCCAGATTTGGGTCCAGAAATCGTCCCTAGCTGCAGAACATGCTGCTGCCGGGGACTTTGACACGGCAATGCGCTTATTGAGCCGGCAGTTGGGAATAAAGAATTTCTCCCCGTTGAAGtctcaatttattgatattcacATGGGCAGTCACACTTACTTGCGTGCCTTCACCTCAGCACCAGTAATCTCAATTGCAGTGGAGAGGGGTTGGAGTGACTCAGCAACCCCTAATGTCCGAAGACCCCCTGCACTTGTCTTCAATTTCTCTCAATTGGAAGAGAAACTCAAGGCTGGTTACAAGGCTACGACTGCTGGAAAGTTTTCTGAAGCTCTTCGCCATTTCCTGTCTATTCTTCACACAATTCCACTGATTGTGGTCGAGACACGAAGAGAGGTGGATGAAGTCAAGGAGTTGGTTGTTATAGTAAAAGAATATGTTCTGGGTTTGCAGATGGAACTCAAGAGGAG GANNNNNNNNNNNNNNNTCACCCATTGTAACCTCCAGATTCCACACTTGAGACTCGCCTTGTTGAATGCTATGACTGTTTGCTTCAAGGCACAAAATCTAAGCACTGCAGCCAACTTTGCCCGTCGACTTCTGGAGACCAATCCAAGCAATGAGAACCAAGCCAGGACAGCTCGCCAAGTTCTACAGGCTGCCGAAAGGAACATGAGAGATGCTACTCAGCTGAACTATGACTTCAGAAATCCCTTTGTGGTCTGTGGGGCCACATACGTTCCCATTTATCGGGGGCAGAAAGATGTAACTTGCCCTTACTGCCACACGCATTTCGTCCCATCTCAGCAAGGACAGCTCTGTACCGTTTGTGACCTTTCAGTCATAGGAGCTGACGCATCTGGCTTGCTCTGTTCTCCTTCACAGATGAGATGA
- the LOC105166287 gene encoding S-type anion channel SLAH4-like, with product MEIQTSLPKHSPPPPIEQTVVSKLVAERTKHLVPLILTRIHAGYFRITLSLGWQALLWKILLQPTQDSKIAIRAPKVFYSTILTIIWSFSLVILILLSLLYSLKCIFRFSMIKAEFMHHVGVNYLFAPWISWLLILESAPFVTPKHVSFVILWWIFAIPVIILDVKIYGQWFTKGKRFLTAVANPASQLSVVGNLVGARAAAKMEWREVSVFLFSLGMVHYLVLFVTLYQRLSGGDRLPAMLRPVFFLFFAAPSVASLAWYSISGSFDTPSKMLFFLSLFLFASLICRPALFRKAMRRFNIAWWAYSYPITLLALASARYEQEVQGGVSRAIRLLLSGLSVLVLLGLLLLTAFNPKLLLPDNDPILLTTALCFQLSFSHRTPMLTMWSNEGPFPKRIKRVGQKGKS from the exons ATGGAAATTCAAACTTCTCTCCCCAAACACAGTCCTCCTCCGCCAATTGAGCAAACGGTCGTCTCAAAATTGGTCGCAGAACGTACCAAACACTTAGTCCCGTTGATCTTAACCAGAATCCATGCGGGTTATTTTAGAATAACGCTTTCTCTAGGGTGGCAAGCGTTATTGTGGAAAATCCTACTTCAACCCACTCAAGATTCGAAAATTGCAATTCGAGCCCCAAAAGTTTTCTACTCTACCATTTTGACCATCATATGGTCGTTTTCTCTAGTCATACTCATCCTCCTCTCGCTTCTCTACTCCCTCAAATGCATCTTCCGCTTCAGCATGATAAAGGCGGAGTTCATGCACCACGTCGGGGTGAATTACCTTTTTGCCCCTTGGATCTCCTGGCTCCTGATCCTCGAATCCGCGCCATTCGTCACACCAAAGCACGTTTCTTTCGTGATCCTGTGGTGGATTTTCGCGATTCCGGTTATAATCCTGGACGTGAAGATCTACGGCCAGTGGTTCACCAAGGGTAAAAGGTTCTTAACCGCCGTGGCTAACCCAGCGAGCCAGCTCTCCGTCGTCGGGAACCTGGTCGGCGCTCGAGCCGCGGCTAAGATGGAGTGGCGCGAAGTTTCGGTCTTCCTCTTCTCCCTGGGGATGGTGCATTACCTGGTGCTCTTCGTGACTCTCTATCAGCGCCTCTCCGGCGGCGACCGACTTCCGGCGATGCTGCGGCCggttttcttccttttctttgcgGCGCCGAGCGTGGCGAGCCTGGCGTGGTACTCCATTTCCGGAAGCTTCGATACGCCGTCGAAGATGCTCTTTTTCCTCTCACTTTTTCTCTTTGCGTCGCTG ATTTGCAGGCCAGCACTTTTCAGGAAAGCAATGAGAAGGTTCAACATAGCATGGTGGGCATATTCGTACCCGATAACACTGCTGGCTCTGGCATCAGCAAGATACGAGCAGGAAGTCCAAGGTGGAGTGTCTCGTGCAATAAGGCTACTGCTGTCGGGGTTGTCTGTTTTGGTCCTACTTGGTCTGCTGCTGCTTACTGCTTTCAACCCTAAATTGCTACTGCCAGATAATGATCCCATTCTTCTCACCACCGCCCTCTGCTTCCAACTCTCATTCTCCCACCGCACCCCTATGCTGACTATGTGGTCTAATGAGGGTCCATTCCCAAAGAGAATTAAAAGAGTGGGGCAAAAAGGGAAAAGTTAG
- the LOC105166107 gene encoding floral homeotic protein DEFICIENS-like: MARGKIQIKKIENQTNRQVTYSKRRNGLFKKAHELTVLCDARVSIIMISSTQKLHEYISPSTTTKQVFDQYQKAVAVDLWSSHYEKMQEHLKKLKDVNRNLRREIRQRMGESLNDLGYDQMVNLIEDMDSSLRLIRERKYKVIGNQIETSKKKLRNVEEIHRNLVLELDARQEDPHYGLVEHDGDYNSVLGFPHGPPPPGLHGGRAASDLTTFALLE, translated from the exons atgGCCCGTGGGAAGATCCAGatcaagaaaatagagaaCCAAACCAACAGGCAGGTGACTTACTCCAAGAGAAGAAATGGGCTGTTCAAGAAAGCTCATGAACTCACTGTTCTTTGCGATGCTAGGGTTTCCATCATCATGATTTCCAGTACTCAGAAGCTTCATGAGTACATCAGCCCTTCCACCAC GACAAAACAGGTGTTTGATCAGTACCAGAAGGCTGTTGCAGTTGATCTGTGGAGCTCACACTATGAG AAAATGCAAGAGCACTTGAAGAAACTCAAGGATGTTAACAGGAACCTTAGGAGGGAGATtag gCAAAGGATGGGAGAGAGCTTGAACGATCTGGGCTACGATCAAATGGTCAATCTTATTGAAGATATGGATAGCTCACTCAGGCTCATTCGCGAAAGAAAG TACAAAGTCATCGGCAACCAGATCGAAACCAGCAAGAAGAAg TTGAGGAACGTCGAAGAAATACACAGAAACCTCGTGCTTGAACTC GATGCAAGACAAGAGGATCCACACTACGGATTAGTTGAACACGACGGGGACTATAACTCAGTTCTTGGATTCCCACACGGGCCCCCCCCCCCTGGCCTTCACGGCGGGCGAGCCGCCTCAGACCTCACCACGTTTGCGTTGCTCGAgtag